The Cronobacter sakazakii genome has a window encoding:
- a CDS encoding oligogalacturonate-specific porin KdgM family protein: MNNLLKVCLCIPVIYSVSGWTGTTWVDVRGAHNIRADTNETRIKFMHQATNGFYFSAEATQSHNESFFGDEDSRDGKEDGVTGVSQEIETRWQFPLGNGYSIAPGLTTVFTKTNTHYRPFIQGWKAFDNGINLAARYRYNTVNDAHSDRKLDSDEYTRRKSHQFDIWIAYNIGRFGMSWNPRFRYQDGVDQGTGRDTYWEHTLAFSYKMDDDWTPYIELGSLDKTYVDDHGTHKNEFVGRLGITKKL; the protein is encoded by the coding sequence ATGAATAATCTGTTAAAGGTATGCCTGTGTATTCCTGTTATATATAGTGTGTCGGGGTGGACGGGCACAACCTGGGTAGATGTGCGTGGCGCGCATAATATACGCGCGGATACGAATGAAACGCGTATTAAATTTATGCATCAGGCAACGAATGGCTTCTATTTTTCTGCTGAAGCGACTCAGAGCCATAATGAATCTTTTTTTGGTGATGAAGATAGCCGGGATGGTAAAGAAGATGGCGTGACCGGTGTCTCGCAGGAAATAGAAACGCGGTGGCAATTCCCGCTCGGTAATGGTTATTCCATAGCTCCCGGTCTGACGACCGTTTTCACTAAAACCAATACGCACTATCGCCCTTTTATCCAGGGATGGAAGGCATTTGACAACGGGATTAATCTCGCTGCCCGCTATCGCTATAACACGGTGAATGATGCCCATAGCGACAGAAAGCTCGACAGCGATGAGTATACCCGTCGTAAATCGCATCAGTTTGATATCTGGATTGCCTATAATATCGGGCGCTTCGGTATGTCCTGGAACCCTCGCTTCCGTTACCAGGATGGCGTCGATCAGGGAACCGGGAGAGACACGTACTGGGAGCATACGCTGGCATTCAGCTATAAAATGGACGATGACTGGACGCCTTATATCGAGCTTGGTTCTCTTGACAAAACCTATGTGGATGACCACGGAACGCATAAAAATGAGTTCGTCGGCCGCTTAGGGATTACTAAAAAGTTATAA